The proteins below are encoded in one region of bacterium:
- the rpmB gene encoding 50S ribosomal protein L28 has protein sequence MSRRCDICGKGSQFGHTVSHAHNKTNRRWLPNIQKIRVLVNGAARRLNVCTRCIRGGKIQKAV, from the coding sequence ATGTCCAGAAGATGCGACATCTGCGGCAAGGGTTCACAATTCGGCCACACCGTAAGTCATGCCCATAATAAAACAAACCGGCGATGGCTTCCCAATATCCAGAAAATCAGGGTGCTGGTAAACGGTGCCGCCCGGAGGCTGAATGTCTGCACCCGGTGTATTCGCGGCGGAAAAATCCAGAAGGCTGTTTAA
- the gspN gene encoding type II secretion system protein GspN gives MTKEHEISRKHLLLLFLYGVIIFGVFCLVLFPKERIIRQALYRVSERSSYLLSAKELLVAFPGQVELKNLTITKKDSRAEAEGFPHFQIDTVRIKPKYSQLFLKKLALLFDLELYQGKCSGVTSFDLLQPHYLKELDCLGQGIQLASLKQIRELLNIHINGQLSGKAKLHLDKNDIETLSGDYSFEVAPGDIQIMSFPGFSFRQINGQGSLSHGKIRIRSMRIQGDDLQAQITGDLQLDKNIARSFLKVKVNLKISQEMKEKLGPLANFLPPQQDREGIQLTIRGNLNNLSFLPT, from the coding sequence ATGACAAAAGAGCACGAGATTTCACGAAAGCATTTACTTTTGCTTTTCCTTTACGGAGTAATTATCTTCGGTGTTTTTTGCCTGGTCCTCTTCCCCAAGGAAAGGATCATCCGTCAGGCCCTTTACCGTGTTTCCGAGCGGTCAAGCTATCTTCTTTCAGCCAAAGAGCTTCTGGTCGCTTTCCCGGGTCAGGTGGAGCTGAAAAATTTAACCATCACCAAAAAAGACTCCAGGGCCGAGGCCGAAGGCTTCCCTCATTTTCAGATTGACACGGTCCGGATAAAACCAAAGTATAGTCAGCTTTTTCTCAAGAAACTGGCCCTCCTTTTCGATCTCGAGCTTTACCAGGGGAAGTGCAGCGGAGTAACCAGTTTTGATCTCCTGCAACCTCATTATCTCAAGGAACTTGATTGCCTTGGCCAGGGGATACAACTGGCCAGCCTGAAGCAAATCCGTGAACTGTTAAACATCCATATCAACGGGCAACTTTCCGGCAAGGCCAAATTACACCTGGACAAAAACGACATCGAGACCCTGTCGGGTGATTACAGCTTCGAGGTTGCGCCGGGAGATATTCAGATCATGAGTTTTCCAGGCTTCAGTTTCCGTCAAATCAACGGGCAGGGCAGCCTGAGCCACGGCAAAATCAGAATCCGGTCAATGCGCATTCAAGGGGACGATCTCCAGGCCCAGATCACCGGAGACCTCCAGCTTGATAAAAACATTGCCCGAAGCTTCCTCAAAGTCAAGGTCAACCTGAAGATCAGCCAGGAAATGAAAGAGAAACTGGGGCCTCTGGCCAACTTTTTACCACCACAGCAGGACCGGGAGGGAATTCAACTGACGATCCGGGGAAATCTGAATAATTTGTCCTTCCTGCCGACTTAG